Proteins encoded together in one Campylobacter concisus window:
- a CDS encoding 4Fe-4S binding protein — protein MCSSCNSACSNSSACGNVNLKKKSKNSPTTKIRRLVQLIFIAGIGQWAYYGIFRCPFVVPFVNCQNCPIITCWGRITSLFFGFWLFIPALVILFGRAFCGWVCPAGFVNQMLGKFAFFKLKIRSKKLIFAQIGMLVAIAISLWVYFVWGNPRMMIPIRTSDEYLTAVTLSLRFGEWEWVTRTVIIISVMLASLIIANLWCRFVCPSGGVLEILRKFSIFRVYKTSACDDCDACLRKCEMGTRPDEINCTNCGDCLNVCHANAIKFGRKKS, from the coding sequence ATGTGTAGTAGCTGTAATAGCGCATGCTCTAATAGCAGTGCATGTGGCAATGTAAATTTAAAAAAGAAAAGCAAAAACTCTCCCACAACAAAGATAAGACGCCTAGTGCAGCTCATCTTTATAGCTGGCATCGGACAATGGGCGTATTATGGCATTTTTAGATGCCCTTTTGTAGTGCCATTTGTAAATTGCCAAAACTGCCCTATCATCACCTGTTGGGGGCGGATCACATCGCTATTTTTTGGATTTTGGCTATTTATCCCAGCGCTTGTCATCCTCTTTGGCAGGGCATTTTGTGGCTGGGTCTGTCCAGCTGGCTTTGTCAATCAAATGCTTGGTAAATTTGCCTTTTTCAAGCTAAAAATCCGCAGCAAAAAGCTAATATTCGCTCAAATAGGCATGCTAGTTGCCATAGCAATCAGTCTTTGGGTCTATTTCGTCTGGGGCAATCCTCGCATGATGATACCTATAAGAACGAGCGACGAGTACCTAACTGCCGTTACTTTATCACTTCGCTTTGGCGAATGGGAGTGGGTCACTCGCACGGTGATCATCATCTCAGTCATGCTAGCCTCGCTAATCATAGCCAACCTTTGGTGCCGTTTCGTCTGCCCATCAGGTGGTGTGCTTGAAATTTTGCGTAAATTTTCGATATTTCGCGTCTATAAAACAAGTGCCTGTGACGACTGCGACGCATGCTTGCGCAAGTGCGAAATGGGGACAAGACCTGATGAGATAAACTGCACAAACTGCGGAGACTGCCTAAATGTCTGCCATGCAAATGCCATTAAATTTGGAAGGAAAAAGAGCTAA
- the ppa gene encoding inorganic diphosphatase, which yields MDVSKIKFGSNPDKINAVIEIPYGSNIKYEIDKDSGAVVVDRVLYSAMFYPANYGFVPNTLAADGDPADILVLNEYPLQAGSVIPCRLIGVLVMEDEAGMDEKLLAVPVTKIDPRYEAIKSYEDLPTATLNKIKNFFETYKILEPNKWVKVKEFKDANAAKEILDAAIKNYK from the coding sequence ATGGACGTTTCAAAGATCAAATTTGGCTCAAACCCAGACAAAATCAATGCCGTAATCGAAATACCTTATGGCTCAAATATCAAATACGAGATCGACAAAGATAGCGGTGCAGTCGTAGTTGATCGCGTGCTTTACTCAGCGATGTTCTACCCAGCAAACTACGGCTTTGTGCCAAACACTCTTGCAGCTGACGGCGATCCGGCTGATATTTTGGTGCTAAACGAGTATCCACTCCAAGCTGGTAGCGTCATCCCTTGCCGTTTGATAGGCGTTTTGGTGATGGAGGATGAAGCAGGCATGGATGAGAAGCTTTTGGCTGTGCCAGTTACAAAGATCGATCCAAGATATGAGGCGATAAAAAGCTACGAAGACCTGCCAACTGCGACACTAAATAAGATCAAAAATTTCTTTGAAACTTATAAAATTCTCGAACCAAACAAATGGGTAAAGGTTAAAGAATTTAAAGACGCAAACGCTGCAAAAGAGATTTTAGACGCTGCGATAAAAAATTATAAATAA
- the nifB gene encoding nitrogenase cofactor biosynthesis protein NifB has product MIFRTKADLDNHPCFNKKASASYGRVHLPVAPHCNIQCNFCNRIYDCANENRPGVTAKVQTPDESVKFLEKLFKFRQDISVIGIAGPGDPMCDADKTLATFEKCKSHFPNALLCLSTNGLALPEHVDEIVRLGVSHVTVTVNAVTPDVGSKVYSWVRYEDKNYYGEEAARILLVRQDEGIRKLKEAGMLVKINTVVIPGVNIDHVQRISAKAKQWGADIMNCMAMIPVHDTPFENLKSPSSDEIHRIRRSIDSDINQMTHCSRCRADACGKLGER; this is encoded by the coding sequence ATGATCTTTCGCACTAAAGCTGATCTAGATAACCACCCATGCTTTAACAAAAAGGCCTCCGCTAGCTACGGACGCGTGCATCTACCAGTTGCCCCTCACTGCAACATCCAGTGCAACTTCTGCAACCGCATATATGACTGCGCTAATGAAAATCGCCCTGGCGTAACAGCAAAGGTGCAAACGCCAGATGAATCGGTGAAATTTTTAGAAAAGCTCTTTAAATTTAGACAAGACATCTCAGTCATCGGCATCGCTGGACCTGGTGATCCGATGTGCGACGCTGACAAGACACTAGCGACCTTTGAAAAGTGCAAGTCCCACTTCCCAAACGCCCTGCTCTGCCTCTCAACTAATGGCTTAGCGCTGCCTGAGCACGTTGATGAGATCGTACGTCTTGGCGTGAGCCACGTGACAGTGACTGTTAATGCCGTGACACCAGATGTTGGCTCGAAGGTCTATTCGTGGGTGAGGTATGAGGATAAAAACTACTACGGCGAGGAGGCTGCTAGGATACTGCTAGTGCGCCAAGACGAGGGCATCCGCAAGCTAAAAGAGGCTGGCATGCTAGTAAAGATAAACACCGTAGTCATCCCCGGGGTCAATATAGACCACGTCCAACGCATCTCGGCAAAGGCAAAGCAGTGGGGAGCTGACATAATGAACTGCATGGCGATGATACCGGTGCATGACACACCTTTTGAAAATTTAAAGTCCCCTTCAAGTGATGAAATTCACCGCATCCGCAGATCAATAGACAGTGATATAAATCAAATGACGCATTGCAGTAGGTGCCGCGCTGATGCATGCGGGAAGCTTGGCGAAAGATAG
- a CDS encoding substrate-binding domain-containing protein, whose product MELKQTGISRRGFLKGALATAAIATPQTMLAGFTPFKSDSLQVWSCGGLSEAFNELNAIYESRTGHNIQYTGAFAGALGKSLLALQSTTELFGARVLELSKKLRKAGLSLHFRPLCFTDYVLVVPKGNPAGIRDLKDLAEPGVRVMLPLRSSPPGSGPVKGILKNSNLTDAVMKNMVANGSCVINMMCELVDGKGDASIIEKRLTTHDRFKDKIEYMSIDEKLIPPGPLTFTLNIMKYVKDERLANDFADFVCGTEGQEIFEKHGFTSIYSARGLELIERFGVKDV is encoded by the coding sequence GTGGAATTAAAACAAACCGGTATATCACGCCGTGGCTTTTTAAAAGGTGCTTTAGCCACAGCGGCTATTGCCACGCCACAAACGATGCTGGCTGGCTTTACGCCATTTAAGTCTGACTCGCTTCAAGTTTGGTCGTGTGGAGGCCTATCTGAAGCTTTTAACGAGCTAAATGCCATTTACGAGTCAAGAACAGGGCACAACATCCAATACACTGGCGCCTTTGCTGGCGCTCTTGGCAAGTCGCTTTTAGCACTTCAAAGCACGACCGAGCTCTTTGGAGCAAGGGTTTTAGAGCTTTCTAAAAAGCTTCGCAAAGCTGGTCTTAGCCTTCATTTTAGACCGCTATGCTTTACTGACTACGTCCTAGTCGTGCCAAAAGGAAACCCTGCTGGCATTCGCGACTTAAAAGACCTTGCTGAGCCAGGAGTTAGAGTGATGCTGCCTCTTAGATCATCGCCCCCTGGAAGTGGCCCAGTCAAAGGGATCTTAAAAAACTCAAACCTAACTGATGCGGTGATGAAAAACATGGTCGCAAACGGATCATGCGTCATAAATATGATGTGCGAGCTAGTTGATGGCAAGGGCGATGCTTCGATCATCGAAAAGCGCCTAACAACGCACGATAGATTTAAAGACAAGATCGAGTATATGTCCATCGACGAAAAGCTCATCCCACCTGGACCGCTCACTTTTACGCTAAACATAATGAAATATGTAAAAGATGAAAGGCTAGCAAATGACTTTGCAGACTTTGTTTGCGGCACTGAGGGGCAAGAAATTTTTGAAAAACATGGCTTTACCTCCATTTATTCAGCGCGTGGGCTAGAGCTTATAGAAAGGTTTGGTGTAAAAGATGTGTAG
- a CDS encoding sensor histidine kinase — protein MLLRIKQALANIPITARVTLWYSFFIIVIVAALVAISAVVADEVFEDVSQKKLAKSVTKIANDMDEFEPYDDGVFFVKYNAKGDVIGGLAPKHFQISLKMNSGAVRLFENGENRFYYYDIAAKGKGVWVRGVINAEKFFKKEGLFLLALGVFVPVLFIFVLYGGYKTIKNAMKPVAMMSKTALEIGSSRDFSKRIDLPAGKDELHALASVFNQMLGSLEKVYQSEKQLTSDVSHELRTPLSVIMAESDYAASYAQNLDEAKESLEVISRQSRKITSLIDQILELSRLEAGRNLELKDINLSSILQNLASDYEKLASAKGLKFSCDIAPDVQILGNELMISRLVDNFLSNALKFAEAKIELNLSVSKTHALLSVKDDGLGISKKDVELIWNKFYQVESSRNKSQNRGSGLGLAIAANIAKIHGAKLGVKSEVGAGSEFWAEFELINLKQA, from the coding sequence ATGTTGTTAAGGATTAAACAAGCGCTTGCAAACATCCCAATAACCGCGCGCGTAACGCTTTGGTACTCGTTTTTTATCATCGTTATCGTGGCGGCTCTAGTTGCTATCTCGGCGGTCGTGGCGGATGAGGTTTTTGAGGACGTGAGCCAAAAAAAGCTAGCCAAATCAGTCACCAAAATAGCCAACGATATGGATGAGTTTGAGCCATATGATGATGGGGTATTTTTTGTAAAATATAACGCAAAAGGCGATGTGATCGGTGGTCTAGCGCCAAAACACTTTCAAATTTCACTTAAAATGAATAGCGGTGCAGTGCGCCTTTTTGAAAACGGCGAAAACCGCTTTTACTACTACGATATCGCAGCTAAAGGCAAAGGGGTCTGGGTCAGAGGCGTGATAAATGCGGAGAAATTTTTCAAAAAAGAGGGGCTATTTTTACTAGCGCTTGGCGTTTTTGTGCCGGTTTTGTTTATTTTTGTGCTTTACGGTGGCTATAAAACGATAAAAAACGCGATGAAGCCAGTCGCTATGATGTCTAAAACTGCGCTTGAGATAGGCAGCAGCCGGGACTTTTCAAAGCGCATAGACCTGCCTGCTGGCAAAGACGAGCTGCACGCGCTTGCAAGCGTTTTTAACCAGATGCTAGGCTCCCTCGAAAAGGTCTATCAAAGCGAGAAACAGCTCACTTCAGACGTCTCGCACGAGCTACGAACACCACTTTCTGTCATCATGGCTGAGAGCGACTACGCTGCGAGCTATGCGCAAAATTTGGACGAGGCCAAGGAGTCGCTGGAGGTCATCTCTAGGCAGTCAAGAAAGATCACCTCGCTGATAGATCAAATTTTAGAGCTTTCAAGGCTAGAAGCTGGCAGAAATTTGGAGCTAAAAGATATAAATTTAAGCTCTATCTTGCAAAATTTAGCTAGCGACTATGAGAAGCTAGCAAGCGCAAAGGGGTTAAAATTTAGTTGCGATATAGCGCCAGATGTCCAAATTTTAGGCAATGAGCTGATGATATCAAGGCTGGTGGATAACTTTTTAAGCAATGCACTAAAATTTGCAGAAGCTAAGATCGAGCTAAATTTAAGTGTGTCAAAAACGCACGCACTTTTGTCTGTAAAAGACGATGGCTTAGGCATCTCTAAAAAAGATGTCGAGCTAATCTGGAATAAATTTTATCAAGTTGAAAGCTCAAGAAACAAAAGCCAAAACAGAGGTAGCGGTCTTGGTCTTGCCATCGCTGCAAATATAGCTAAAATTCACGGCGCAAAGCTAGGTGTAAAAAGTGAAGTAGGAGCTGGAAGCGAATTTTGGGCAGAATTTGAACTTATAAATTTAAAACAAGCATAA
- a CDS encoding S6 family peptidase: MKNNLSISLVLSSILCSCLDAQVMDIGTNFYRDYLDLAQNKGIFKAADAPLEFTQRNGTKFTFNKIPNNNARNNKGNFTSLGRNFVVTANHTLLASAATNFNENRGWFGNTLYEYATNSTQKLYGADTTYLRTSKYIVEGQIDPLDVPNLEISSQDQTKDEANANKIEDRFRDIKNSGGASGENILAYEAGTGSLALEKPKSDSDGFAEVMSATEFEHQNIVNNALGASVNEIGVAYSAVYKSHYSSVSKPGVYLFMTSNRGFRNRLLPGDSGSGFFVYDTVAQKWVLVGVLTGVEDNKNYASIVTARDFNDYKKEYENLVSGVNVLGSALVQNKDNIFSSANGSNITLNSNLDLGHGGIVVNSGDLTLNSTNGSKIAKFAGFDIAGGASLNLNVVSDTSVHKLGKGSLIVSSSGNKPLRLGEGVVELRALNAFDKIYLTSGRGLLRLGVNENLNDKIFFGNGGGALDLNGFDQTFDNISANSSDAKITNENSQRATLAINGESGKDTIFHASIDKNIELKHSGQGKELVFDGGFDIDGALSLENAKVTLQGHPKTHAIGDASVLTPLAKSKIAAAGLSEPAYMDLTRPSTLFQPDWDERKFSAKDGINLKSSELTIGKDAKLNGDITAKNSVINLSGELTHYIDKFDGSNTYDNGLKYRQDIESKNLLVKDVKFDNKIVMDSDSLLRVGGGTTKLKELVINGKDTPLAKDVLLGDGKFEVENLEVSGAQKLGFEPDSLIKKSLKIKSFGSENEPVLDFKKVLTLGAGMKFDVDFTAALKGGMALDKTYTLVSAQNIINEGAIFNNEQKLGDLFMAYTISNGKIVMKLSDKKGENPAVSSNVVQERVSKFSQRENKILSMLEGTPEFVQAISSGDDEALRKLAQKADKDMKEISTSSLKMSIKALQNSNELMNSRIFQVTQLRVKADISQFKLAGLESDIMPSAKMAYEAAEANRERNNFWANVNGAYFKDRQSDGDLKFYGTNIGYDRGYDEFILGVSAGVSKAKFSSNVLKDDAKIYSFGAYGLFERGAHEIQSNLNFAFINSKRSLDEAQKASAKGRGILSSNYYKYKISLSKSGEYEQSIKPLLALELGANGIDGFKNDRYDQKSINDFNVAVAAGVEYALNSEKNAFSVQFLVKQSVYNSEDKSYVSLNNSSEYVDYKLDNNKLSYKLTLNSDTKLSENLVLSSQLSGMLDNDKNYGISGGLKIEYKF, encoded by the coding sequence TTGAAAAATAATCTTAGCATTTCTCTTGTTTTATCTAGCATTTTATGTAGCTGCTTAGACGCTCAGGTTATGGATATAGGGACAAATTTTTATAGAGATTACCTTGATCTTGCGCAAAATAAAGGCATCTTTAAAGCTGCAGATGCACCGCTGGAATTTACGCAAAGAAACGGCACTAAATTTACGTTTAATAAGATCCCAAACAACAACGCAAGAAACAATAAAGGCAACTTTACCTCACTTGGGCGAAATTTTGTAGTGACGGCAAATCACACACTTCTTGCTTCAGCTGCTACAAATTTTAATGAAAACAGAGGCTGGTTTGGCAACACACTTTATGAGTACGCGACAAATTCTACGCAAAAGCTTTATGGTGCAGACACAACATATCTGCGAACTTCAAAATACATAGTCGAAGGGCAGATCGATCCTTTGGATGTGCCAAATTTGGAGATCTCTAGCCAAGATCAAACAAAAGATGAGGCTAATGCAAACAAGATAGAAGATCGTTTTAGAGATATAAAAAATAGCGGCGGAGCTAGTGGCGAGAACATCCTTGCATACGAGGCTGGCACAGGCTCACTTGCTCTTGAAAAGCCAAAGAGCGATTCAGATGGCTTTGCTGAGGTGATGAGCGCTACTGAGTTTGAGCACCAAAATATAGTAAATAACGCACTTGGTGCAAGCGTAAATGAGATAGGAGTGGCGTACTCGGCAGTTTATAAGAGCCATTACTCAAGTGTAAGCAAACCTGGGGTCTATCTATTTATGACTTCAAACAGAGGCTTTAGAAATAGACTTTTGCCAGGAGATAGTGGCTCTGGGTTTTTTGTCTATGACACGGTAGCTCAAAAATGGGTCTTAGTAGGCGTTTTAACCGGAGTTGAAGACAATAAAAACTACGCATCTATCGTCACTGCAAGAGATTTTAACGACTATAAAAAAGAGTATGAAAATTTAGTAAGTGGCGTAAATGTCCTAGGTAGCGCGCTAGTGCAAAATAAAGATAATATATTTAGCAGCGCAAATGGCTCAAACATCACGCTAAACTCTAATCTAGACTTAGGACATGGCGGTATCGTCGTAAATAGCGGAGATCTTACACTAAATAGCACAAATGGTAGCAAGATAGCAAAATTTGCAGGTTTTGACATAGCTGGGGGTGCAAGTTTAAATTTAAACGTCGTTTCAGACACAAGCGTGCATAAGCTAGGCAAAGGCAGCTTGATAGTAAGCTCAAGTGGCAACAAGCCACTAAGGCTAGGTGAGGGCGTGGTTGAGCTAAGGGCTTTAAATGCCTTTGATAAAATTTATCTAACAAGTGGCAGGGGGCTCTTAAGGCTTGGCGTGAATGAAAATTTAAATGATAAAATTTTCTTTGGTAATGGCGGTGGAGCGCTTGATCTAAATGGCTTTGATCAGACTTTTGACAACATATCAGCCAACTCAAGCGACGCGAAGATAACAAATGAAAACTCACAAAGAGCGACGCTTGCTATAAACGGCGAGAGTGGCAAAGATACGATATTTCACGCAAGCATCGATAAAAATATAGAGCTAAAACATAGCGGGCAGGGCAAGGAGCTTGTTTTTGACGGAGGATTTGACATTGATGGTGCTTTGAGCCTAGAAAACGCCAAGGTTACGCTCCAAGGACATCCAAAGACGCACGCCATTGGCGATGCTAGCGTTTTAACTCCCCTAGCAAAAAGCAAGATAGCCGCAGCTGGTCTAAGCGAGCCAGCCTATATGGATCTAACTCGCCCATCCACACTCTTTCAGCCTGACTGGGATGAGAGAAAATTTAGTGCAAAAGATGGCATAAATCTTAAATCATCAGAGCTTACCATAGGCAAAGATGCTAAGCTAAATGGCGACATCACGGCCAAAAACTCGGTCATAAATTTAAGTGGCGAGCTAACTCACTATATCGATAAATTTGATGGCTCAAATACCTATGATAACGGTTTAAAGTATCGCCAGGATATTGAGAGTAAAAATTTACTTGTTAAAGACGTTAAATTTGACAATAAAATCGTTATGGATAGCGATAGTCTGCTAAGAGTAGGAGGCGGCACAACTAAGCTAAAAGAGCTAGTTATAAACGGTAAAGATACGCCTTTAGCTAAAGATGTGCTCTTAGGAGATGGTAAATTTGAGGTAGAAAATTTAGAGGTTAGTGGTGCGCAAAAGCTTGGCTTTGAGCCTGATAGCCTCATAAAAAAGAGCCTAAAGATCAAGAGCTTTGGCAGTGAAAATGAGCCAGTGCTTGACTTTAAAAAGGTCTTAACCCTTGGTGCTGGGATGAAATTTGATGTTGATTTTACAGCAGCACTTAAAGGTGGCATGGCGCTTGATAAAACATATACTTTAGTAAGCGCGCAAAATATCATAAATGAGGGCGCTATCTTTAACAACGAGCAAAAACTTGGGGATTTGTTTATGGCCTACACCATAAGTAACGGAAAGATCGTGATGAAGCTAAGTGACAAAAAGGGAGAAAATCCAGCCGTTTCGTCCAATGTAGTGCAAGAGAGGGTTTCTAAATTTAGCCAAAGAGAAAATAAAATCCTAAGCATGCTAGAAGGCACGCCTGAATTTGTGCAAGCAATCTCAAGCGGTGACGATGAGGCGCTAAGAAAACTAGCGCAAAAAGCAGATAAAGATATGAAAGAAATTTCTACTTCTTCGCTCAAAATGAGCATAAAAGCCTTGCAAAACAGCAATGAGCTGATGAACTCTAGGATATTTCAGGTCACGCAGCTAAGGGTAAAGGCTGATATCTCGCAGTTTAAGCTAGCTGGACTTGAAAGTGACATCATGCCAAGCGCAAAGATGGCTTACGAAGCAGCAGAAGCTAACAGGGAGAGAAACAACTTTTGGGCAAATGTAAATGGTGCTTATTTTAAGGATAGACAAAGCGATGGCGACCTTAAATTTTATGGTACAAATATCGGCTATGACAGAGGTTATGACGAATTTATCTTAGGCGTGAGCGCTGGAGTAAGCAAGGCTAAATTTAGCTCAAATGTATTAAAAGACGATGCTAAAATTTATAGTTTTGGTGCGTATGGGCTTTTTGAAAGAGGAGCTCACGAGATACAAAGCAACTTAAATTTTGCCTTTATAAACTCAAAACGCAGCCTAGATGAGGCGCAAAAAGCTAGCGCAAAAGGCAGAGGCATCCTCTCGAGCAACTACTATAAATATAAAATTTCACTCTCTAAAAGTGGCGAGTATGAGCAAAGCATAAAGCCACTACTAGCACTAGAGCTTGGCGCTAATGGCATTGATGGATTTAAAAATGACCGATATGATCAAAAGAGTATAAATGACTTTAATGTGGCTGTAGCAGCGGGAGTAGAATACGCTTTAAACAGCGAGAAAAACGCATTTAGTGTGCAATTTTTAGTAAAACAAAGTGTATATAACTCAGAAGATAAGTCTTATGTTTCGCTTAATAATTCAAGTGAGTATGTTGATTACAAGCTTGATAACAATAAGCTAAGCTACAAGCTTACTTTAAACTCAGACACCAAGCTTAGCGAAAATTTAGTTCTCTCTTCTCAGCTAAGCGGGATGCTTGATAATGATAAAAACTACGGCATAAGTGGTGGTTTGAAGATCGAGTATAAATTTTAA
- a CDS encoding NirD/YgiW/YdeI family stress tolerance protein encodes MKKIIIASLAASIAMAGGFVSKHKSENVISVKEALKLNDDAKVVLEGKIKSHIKSDKYEFVDKNGDTIVVEIDNKKWGNVTANEDTPLRIRGEVDKDFTKTKIDVDSIEVVK; translated from the coding sequence ATGAAAAAAATCATCATCGCTTCACTGGCTGCTAGCATCGCAATGGCTGGAGGCTTTGTCTCAAAGCATAAAAGCGAAAATGTTATAAGCGTAAAAGAAGCTTTAAAACTAAATGACGATGCCAAAGTCGTGCTTGAGGGCAAGATAAAGTCACACATCAAATCAGACAAATATGAATTTGTTGATAAAAATGGCGACACTATCGTTGTTGAGATCGACAACAAAAAATGGGGCAATGTAACAGCTAACGAAGATACGCCTTTAAGGATAAGAGGCGAGGTGGATAAAGACTTCACAAAAACGAAGATCGATGTTGATAGCATAGAGGTTGTAAAGTAG
- a CDS encoding adenylate kinase, whose product MKNLFLIIGAPGSGKTTDASIIAQHDEKFAHFSTGDLLRAEVASGSELGKLIDGFISKGNLVPLDVVVNAIVSAIKSSNKSNIIIDGYPRSVEQMTELDKVLSEQDEISLKGVIEVDVSEDVARARVLGRARGADDNNEVFNNRMKVYLDPIKPIRKFYSEKELLHVVNGERGIDEIVADIKNLLAKLI is encoded by the coding sequence ATGAAGAATTTATTTTTAATCATCGGCGCTCCAGGCAGCGGCAAAACAACAGACGCATCAATCATCGCACAGCATGATGAGAAATTTGCACACTTTTCAACTGGCGATCTTTTAAGAGCTGAAGTAGCTAGCGGTAGCGAGCTTGGCAAACTAATAGACGGCTTTATCTCAAAAGGAAATTTGGTCCCACTTGATGTTGTCGTAAATGCGATCGTCTCAGCTATCAAAAGCTCAAATAAATCAAACATCATAATCGACGGCTATCCAAGAAGCGTTGAGCAAATGACAGAGCTTGACAAAGTCTTAAGCGAGCAAGATGAAATTTCTCTAAAAGGCGTCATCGAAGTAGATGTTAGCGAAGATGTGGCAAGGGCTAGAGTGCTTGGCCGTGCAAGAGGCGCTGACGACAATAACGAAGTCTTTAACAACCGTATGAAAGTATATCTTGATCCGATCAAGCCTATCCGCAAATTTTACAGCGAAAAAGAGCTACTTCACGTGGTAAATGGCGAGCGTGGCATCGACGAGATCGTAGCTGATATCAAAAATTTACTAGCTAAACTTATATAA
- the aspS gene encoding aspartate--tRNA ligase, with the protein MRSHYCTDLSKADIGKEVILCGWANTYRDHGGVVFIDLRDVSGLIQLVCDPADSKEAHDVAAKVRDEYVLKAKGKVRARGEGLTNPKLKTGEIEVIVSELIIENPSEPLPFMIGDESVNEDIRLKYRFLDLRSERLQNIFKMRSRAAIAARNSLDKMGFIEFETPVLTRATPEGARDYLVPSRVYPGQFYALPQSPQLFKQLLMCSGFDKYFQIAKCFRDEDLRADRQPEFTQIDIEMSFVEQEDIINMAETMLKDIFKACGHDIKTPFRRMSYKEATETYGSDKPDLRYDLKMIDVIDIFERSSNEIFSSIAKDKKKNRIKALKVPNGDNIFSKREMNRFEEFVRKFGAQGLGYFQMKEDGLKGPLCKFFEQSDLDEIVSRCELKVGDVVFFGAGKKKIVLDYMGRFRIFLAEQMGIIDQEKLEFLWVLDFPMFEQNDDGSYSAMHHPFTMPKNIDEPDLEDILSIAHDVVLNGFELGGGSIRIHKNDIQQKVFKLLGIDEAEQREKFGFLLDALTFGAPPHGGIAIGFDRLNMLVNKASSIRDVIAFPKTQRAQCPLTKAPSYASNEQLRELGLRIREKEQKA; encoded by the coding sequence ATGCGAAGTCATTATTGCACCGATCTTAGCAAAGCTGATATCGGCAAAGAAGTAATACTTTGTGGCTGGGCAAACACATATAGAGACCACGGTGGCGTTGTTTTCATCGACTTAAGAGACGTTAGCGGGCTTATACAATTAGTTTGCGACCCTGCCGACAGCAAAGAAGCACACGACGTGGCTGCAAAAGTAAGAGATGAATATGTCTTAAAAGCAAAAGGAAAAGTAAGGGCTAGGGGCGAAGGACTAACCAATCCAAAGCTAAAAACTGGCGAGATAGAGGTGATAGTAAGTGAGCTCATCATCGAAAATCCAAGCGAGCCACTACCATTTATGATAGGTGATGAGAGCGTAAATGAGGACATCAGGCTAAAATACCGCTTTTTAGACCTTAGAAGCGAGCGTTTGCAAAATATCTTTAAAATGCGTTCTCGTGCGGCGATCGCAGCTAGAAATAGCCTAGATAAAATGGGCTTTATCGAGTTTGAAACTCCAGTTTTAACACGCGCAACTCCAGAAGGTGCGAGAGACTACCTAGTGCCAAGCCGCGTGTATCCAGGCCAATTTTACGCACTCCCACAAAGCCCGCAGCTATTTAAACAACTTTTAATGTGTTCTGGCTTTGATAAGTATTTTCAGATAGCAAAATGCTTCCGCGACGAGGACTTAAGGGCTGATCGCCAACCAGAATTTACTCAAATAGATATCGAAATGAGCTTTGTCGAGCAAGAAGATATCATAAATATGGCTGAGACGATGCTAAAAGATATCTTTAAAGCCTGCGGGCACGACATCAAAACGCCATTTAGGCGTATGAGCTACAAAGAGGCGACTGAGACTTACGGCTCAGACAAGCCTGATCTTAGATATGATTTAAAAATGATTGATGTTATCGATATTTTCGAGCGCTCAAGCAATGAAATTTTTAGCTCTATCGCAAAAGATAAGAAGAAAAACCGCATAAAAGCGCTAAAAGTGCCAAATGGCGACAATATCTTTAGTAAGCGCGAGATGAATAGATTTGAGGAATTTGTACGTAAATTTGGCGCACAAGGCCTTGGCTACTTCCAGATGAAAGAAGATGGTTTAAAAGGTCCGCTTTGTAAATTTTTCGAGCAAAGCGATCTTGATGAGATCGTCTCAAGATGTGAGCTAAAAGTTGGCGACGTAGTATTTTTTGGTGCTGGCAAGAAAAAAATCGTGCTTGATTATATGGGACGATTTAGAATTTTCTTGGCTGAGCAAATGGGCATAATCGATCAAGAGAAGCTTGAGTTTTTATGGGTGCTTGACTTCCCGATGTTTGAGCAAAATGACGACGGCAGCTACTCTGCGATGCACCATCCATTTACAATGCCAAAAAATATAGACGAGCCTGATCTTGAAGATATCCTCTCTATCGCTCACGATGTCGTGCTAAACGGCTTTGAGCTTGGCGGCGGAAGTATAAGAATTCACAAAAACGACATCCAACAAAAAGTCTTTAAGCTTCTTGGCATAGATGAAGCCGAGCAGCGTGAGAAATTTGGCTTCTTGCTTGATGCCTTGACATTTGGTGCGCCTCCACATGGTGGTATCGCGATCGGCTTTGACAGGCTAAATATGCTTGTAAATAAAGCAAGCTCGATCCGCGATGTCATAGCCTTCCCTAAAACACAGCGCGCTCAGTGCCCACTCACAAAGGCGCCAAGCTACGCTAGCAACGAACAGCTTAGGGAGCTAGGACTAAGGATAAGAGAAAAAGAGCAAAAGGCTTAA